A stretch of the Papaver somniferum cultivar HN1 chromosome 6, ASM357369v1, whole genome shotgun sequence genome encodes the following:
- the LOC113288690 gene encoding uncharacterized protein LOC113288690, whose product MDLDDLLSEPVVVNSRARVKFQPKARPKSNVKVATLSASGQCEAIKDKPDALSGTPQLRHALSSTEALQQECSVSAGSKISGLVDVSTQLATRKDEIAIDPTFPGNTNTLDIHSDNQAGFERSRGEIFSLSWNHLILFLSLPFQMRVQ is encoded by the exons ATGGATCTTGATGATCTTCTATCTGAACCGGTTGTTGTGAATT CTCGGGCTAGGGTCAAGTTTCAACCTAAGGCTAGACCTAAAAGTAATGTGAAAGTGGCTACACTGTCAGCGTCTGGTCAATGTGAGGCCATAAAGGACAAGCCAG ATGCACTCAGTGGAACGCCACAACTACGACACGCTTTAAGCAGTACAGAAGCTTTGCAACAAGAGTGTTCAGTGTCTGCTGGTAGCAAAATCTCCGGACTAGTTGATGTCTCTACACAGCTTGCTACCAGAAAGGATGAAATTGCTATAGACCCTACGTTTCCAGGGAATACAAATACCTTGGACATTCATAGTGATAATCAGGCTGGTTTTGAAAGATCAAGAGGAGAG ATATTTTCTCTGAGTTGGAATCACTTGATACTCTTTCTCAGTCTGCCATTTCAAATG CGAGTACAATGA